A genomic window from Flintibacter sp. KGMB00164 includes:
- a CDS encoding putative ABC transporter permease, whose amino-acid sequence MDYSAYQLLWFFLVYAFLGWLGETALAAAKKRRLLNRGFLSAPFSPVYGLAGVLFALFLPELREDIFFLFLFGMILATALELATGVLLERIFRQKWWDYSDEPWNFQGHICLKYSLIWGVLAVICIFFANPLLVRLIDLIPRPVGNLLVWVLLILLTVDFLGSWAALVQLNGELKEPSEISRRWKRISTALDNAVTRSIQRRMARAYPSLDKERIRTQRKAAPVRDSQVFAAGCSFYKLACLFFIGAFLGDIIETIFCRATAGVWMSRSSVVYGPFSIVWGLGAVLLTAVLYRYRDRSDSFVFLFGTVLGGAYEYVCSVFTELVFGTVFWDYSHLPFNLGGRINLLFCFFWGIAAVVWLKLCYPRLSGLIERLPIRLGKRLTWIMIVFMVINILVSALALARYTQRHTMPDAPPTALSQLLDQRFPDERMEHIYPNAKLVD is encoded by the coding sequence ATGGACTATTCTGCCTATCAGCTTCTGTGGTTTTTCCTGGTCTATGCCTTTCTTGGCTGGCTGGGTGAAACTGCACTGGCCGCTGCAAAAAAGCGGCGGCTGCTCAACCGCGGCTTCCTCAGCGCCCCCTTCTCCCCCGTCTACGGTCTGGCCGGAGTTCTGTTTGCCCTCTTCCTGCCTGAGCTGCGGGAAGACATCTTCTTCCTGTTCCTGTTCGGTATGATCCTAGCCACCGCTCTGGAGCTGGCCACCGGCGTGCTGCTGGAGCGGATTTTCCGCCAAAAGTGGTGGGACTATTCCGACGAGCCCTGGAACTTCCAGGGACACATCTGCCTGAAATACTCCCTGATCTGGGGCGTTCTGGCTGTTATATGTATCTTTTTTGCCAATCCGCTGCTGGTCCGGCTGATTGATCTGATCCCCCGCCCGGTGGGCAATCTTCTGGTGTGGGTCCTCTTGATTTTGCTGACGGTGGACTTTCTGGGGTCCTGGGCCGCTCTGGTGCAGCTCAACGGCGAACTGAAGGAACCCTCCGAGATCTCCCGGCGCTGGAAACGGATCTCCACCGCCCTGGACAACGCGGTCACCCGCTCCATCCAGCGCCGTATGGCCCGGGCCTATCCCAGTCTGGATAAAGAGCGTATCCGCACCCAACGCAAGGCCGCCCCGGTGCGGGACAGCCAGGTATTTGCCGCCGGATGCAGCTTTTACAAGCTGGCCTGTCTCTTCTTTATCGGCGCTTTTCTGGGCGACATCATCGAGACCATCTTCTGCCGGGCTACTGCCGGAGTATGGATGAGCCGGAGCAGCGTGGTCTACGGCCCCTTCTCCATTGTATGGGGGTTGGGCGCGGTTCTGCTGACCGCGGTGCTCTACCGCTATCGGGACCGCAGCGACAGCTTTGTCTTTCTGTTCGGCACCGTGCTGGGCGGAGCCTATGAGTACGTCTGCTCCGTCTTCACGGAGCTGGTCTTCGGTACGGTCTTCTGGGATTACAGTCACCTGCCCTTCAATCTGGGCGGCCGCATCAACCTTTTGTTCTGCTTCTTCTGGGGTATTGCGGCGGTAGTGTGGCTCAAGCTGTGCTATCCCCGGCTGTCCGGCCTGATCGAACGTCTCCCGATCCGCCTTGGAAAGCGACTCACCTGGATCATGATTGTATTCATGGTCATCAATATTTTGGTTTCCGCCCTGGCATTGGCACGGTACACCCAACGCCACACCATGCCCGATGCTCCTCCTACCGCCCTGAGCCAACTTCTGGACCAGCGCTTCCCGGACGAACGCATGGAGCACATCTATCCCAACGCCAAATTGGTGGATTGA
- a CDS encoding nucleoside recognition domain-containing protein, with translation MELLFTMVVPLTIAGVAMYGLGRGVDVYDALVQGAGGGLEVVLRIFPALVGLMTAVAMLRASGALELAAEVLAPLLDRVGLPAQLLPLMLVRPISGSAALGVGAELIQTYGPDSQLGRTAAVMLGSTETTFYTIAVYFGAVGITRTRYAVPAALCADLTGFLAAAWAVRICFS, from the coding sequence ATGGAGCTGCTGTTTACTATGGTAGTCCCCCTGACCATTGCCGGAGTGGCTATGTATGGGTTGGGACGGGGAGTAGATGTGTACGATGCTCTGGTCCAAGGGGCCGGCGGAGGTCTGGAGGTCGTGCTGCGGATCTTTCCTGCCCTGGTGGGCCTGATGACGGCGGTGGCTATGCTGCGGGCCTCCGGGGCGCTGGAGCTGGCTGCGGAGGTACTGGCTCCGCTGTTGGACCGGGTGGGGCTTCCCGCCCAGCTTCTGCCGCTGATGCTGGTGCGCCCCATCAGCGGTTCCGCGGCGCTGGGTGTGGGGGCAGAGCTCATACAGACTTATGGTCCGGACTCTCAGCTGGGGCGGACCGCGGCAGTTATGCTGGGCTCCACCGAGACCACCTTTTATACCATCGCCGTCTATTTTGGCGCGGTGGGAATTACACGCACCCGCTATGCGGTGCCTGCCGCCCTGTGCGCCGATCTCACTGGGTTTCTGGCGGCGGCCTGGGCGGTGCGGATCTGTTTTTCATAA
- a CDS encoding spore maturation protein A: MTMSVIWTAMAVLSVLCGLATGRGEQVAAAAVEGAGAAVELCLGIAGMLCLWMGVMEVMRRSGLADGLSRMLSPVLRLIFPKAARDRETMDCICANVSANLLGLGNAATPLGIQVAQRMSRSSPGRANDELCMLVVCNTASIQLIPTTVATVRAAAGSQTPFDILPAVWLASSLSVGVGILVCKLLSRVWRD, encoded by the coding sequence ATGACCATGTCAGTGATTTGGACGGCAATGGCGGTGCTGTCGGTTTTGTGCGGGCTGGCCACAGGCCGGGGAGAACAGGTGGCTGCGGCGGCGGTGGAGGGAGCAGGCGCGGCGGTGGAGCTATGTCTGGGGATTGCAGGGATGCTGTGCCTGTGGATGGGAGTGATGGAGGTGATGCGCCGCTCCGGGCTGGCGGATGGTCTGTCCCGGATGCTGAGTCCTGTGCTACGGCTGATCTTTCCCAAAGCAGCCCGGGACCGGGAGACCATGGATTGCATTTGTGCCAATGTGTCGGCCAATCTGCTGGGACTGGGCAATGCCGCCACGCCGCTGGGGATCCAGGTGGCCCAGCGGATGAGCCGAAGTAGTCCCGGAAGGGCCAACGATGAGCTGTGTATGTTGGTGGTGTGCAATACCGCGTCCATTCAGCTCATCCCCACCACCGTGGCTACGGTCCGGGCCGCAGCAGGCAGTCAGACACCCTTTGATATTCTGCCCGCTGTGTGGCTTGCCTCCAGTTTGTCGGTGGGAGTGGGGATTCTAGTATGTAAATTGCTTTCCAGAGTGTGGAGGGATTAG
- a CDS encoding AbrB/MazE/SpoVT family DNA-binding domain-containing protein, with amino-acid sequence MKSTGIVRKVDELGRIVLPIELRRTLDIAEKDSLEIYMDGPSIVLKKYQPACIFCDDAKDVIVFHGKNICPKCIRALQDAMDKE; translated from the coding sequence TTGAAATCTACCGGCATCGTACGCAAAGTAGACGAACTGGGCCGTATCGTTCTGCCCATCGAGCTGCGCCGCACTCTGGACATTGCTGAGAAGGACTCTTTGGAAATCTACATGGATGGTCCCTCCATTGTTCTGAAAAAATACCAGCCCGCCTGTATCTTTTGTGATGACGCGAAAGATGTGATTGTATTCCACGGAAAGAATATTTGCCCCAAGTGCATCCGTGCTCTTCAGGATGCTATGGACAAAGAGTAA
- a CDS encoding sodium-dependent transporter → MSTKRDSWGSKWGFILACIGSAVGMGNIWLFPARISAYGGATFLIPYLIFVVIIGSTGVIGEMAFGRATRSGPIGAFGAATKQRWGTDRPGKLLGLIPVLGSLALAIGYSVVTGWIFRYLAGSFTGTVLNQEGLDGFNQLFNATASNNLVWQLVGMGITILILIFGIGKGIEQANKVMTPLFFVLFVGLAIYLMTLPAAWEGYRYIFVLDPKGLLDPLVWVYALGQAFFSLSVAGNGTLIYGSYLSKDSNIPADARMVAIFDTLAAMLAALVIIPAMAVAGQQLNQSGPGLMFIFLPNVLSSIPGGFIILIVFFLAVTFAALTSLINLFEAPTATLQEMFHLSRTAASCIIGGIGIVVGIVIAPIVSDWMDVCSTYICPIGALLAAVMFFWVCKKDYVLEQVNLAREKPLGSWFYPMAKYLFCGVTLVVLVLGAVLGGIG, encoded by the coding sequence ATGAGTACAAAACGAGATTCCTGGGGCTCCAAATGGGGCTTTATTCTGGCGTGCATCGGCTCGGCGGTAGGTATGGGAAATATCTGGCTGTTCCCGGCGAGGATTTCTGCCTATGGCGGCGCCACATTTCTCATTCCCTATCTGATCTTTGTGGTGATTATTGGTTCTACCGGAGTGATCGGAGAGATGGCATTTGGACGGGCTACCCGATCGGGTCCCATCGGCGCCTTTGGCGCAGCAACAAAGCAGCGGTGGGGGACCGACCGCCCCGGCAAACTGCTGGGTCTGATCCCGGTGCTGGGTTCTCTGGCGCTGGCTATCGGGTATTCTGTGGTTACGGGTTGGATTTTCCGCTATCTGGCCGGCTCTTTTACCGGAACTGTACTCAATCAAGAGGGCCTGGACGGCTTTAACCAGCTGTTTAATGCCACTGCCAGCAATAATCTGGTGTGGCAGCTGGTGGGAATGGGGATTACCATTCTGATCCTGATTTTTGGTATCGGGAAGGGAATTGAACAGGCCAATAAGGTAATGACCCCCTTGTTCTTTGTACTGTTTGTTGGGCTGGCCATCTACCTGATGACGCTGCCCGCTGCGTGGGAGGGGTATCGGTACATCTTTGTTCTGGATCCCAAAGGTCTGCTGGATCCTCTGGTTTGGGTATATGCCTTGGGGCAGGCATTTTTCTCCCTGTCTGTGGCGGGAAATGGTACCCTAATCTATGGCTCCTATCTGAGCAAAGATTCCAATATTCCCGCGGATGCCCGCATGGTGGCTATCTTTGATACTCTGGCTGCTATGCTGGCCGCCTTGGTCATTATTCCCGCTATGGCGGTGGCAGGACAGCAGCTGAATCAGAGCGGCCCGGGACTGATGTTTATCTTCCTGCCCAATGTGCTCTCCAGCATTCCGGGCGGATTCATTATCCTGATTGTTTTCTTCCTGGCGGTCACCTTTGCCGCACTGACCTCGCTGATCAATCTCTTTGAGGCGCCTACCGCCACGCTGCAGGAGATGTTCCATCTGTCCCGTACGGCGGCCTCCTGTATTATTGGTGGAATCGGTATTGTGGTGGGCATTGTGATCGCGCCCATTGTGTCCGATTGGATGGACGTATGCTCTACGTATATTTGTCCTATCGGCGCCCTGCTGGCGGCAGTGATGTTCTTCTGGGTATGCAAGAAGGACTATGTGCTGGAGCAGGTCAATCTGGCCCGTGAGAAACCGCTGGGCAGCTGGTTTTACCCCATGGCCAAGTACCTCTTCTGCGGAGTGACTCTGGTCGTGTTGGTACTGGGTGCTGTTTTGGGCGGAATCGGATAA